One part of the Streptomyces sp. NBC_01264 genome encodes these proteins:
- a CDS encoding IS1182 family transposase, with product MSLLPEQWPEVPEVTVRVARAVAGRGAPPLAMRVRDELGGLFADAEFAGAFGLRGRRGWSPGRLAMVTVLQMAENLTDRAAAHRVRFDLSWKYCLGLELEDVGFDASVLSEFRTRVVEHGLEERVLDLLLAALKGKGLVKAGGKQRTDSTHVLAAVRDLNRLELCGESVRAALEALSAAAPHWVAQAVDVRGWNRRYGRRIDESWRPASSKAKRDELVLDYGRDAVALLRAVHNPHSPLWLRELPAVQVLRRITVQNYLVTTGGDGREVVKRREADKEGLPPGRLRLASPYDLDARNGTKNALHWTGYKLHISEVCQRPRPGGGTPRPGRRARPDIPNVITHVATTDATVPDVKLVEPVHRALADRGLLPAEHYLDSGYASAELLAGARAAFGITLVAPLLAGTSRQDRENAGYQREAFTIDWDAEQATCPQGATSRFWSPARQHGREGIAVRFDEADCGPCPVRAACTDATRQGRQLTLRPRDLQELINTNHAAQQDADWQTTYALRAGVEGTIRQATAVTGNRRARYRGLAKTHLEHVYSAVALNLIRLDAWWNNQPLDHTRTSHLARLDLTLTA from the coding sequence ATGTCGTTGCTGCCGGAGCAGTGGCCCGAGGTCCCTGAGGTGACGGTGCGGGTCGCGCGGGCGGTGGCTGGTCGTGGGGCGCCGCCGTTGGCTATGCGGGTGCGGGATGAGCTGGGCGGGCTGTTCGCGGATGCCGAGTTCGCCGGGGCGTTCGGTCTGCGGGGCCGGCGGGGCTGGTCGCCGGGGCGGCTGGCGATGGTGACGGTGCTGCAGATGGCGGAGAACCTGACCGACCGCGCCGCCGCCCACCGGGTCCGGTTCGACCTGTCGTGGAAGTACTGCCTTGGCCTGGAGTTGGAGGACGTCGGCTTCGATGCCTCGGTGCTCTCGGAGTTCCGCACCCGGGTGGTCGAGCACGGCCTGGAGGAGCGGGTACTGGATCTGCTGCTGGCGGCATTGAAGGGCAAGGGCCTGGTCAAGGCTGGGGGTAAGCAGCGGACCGACTCCACCCACGTACTGGCGGCGGTGCGGGACCTGAACCGCCTCGAGCTGTGCGGGGAGTCGGTGCGGGCCGCGCTGGAGGCGCTGTCCGCCGCGGCCCCGCACTGGGTGGCGCAGGCCGTGGACGTCCGTGGGTGGAACCGCCGCTACGGGCGGCGCATCGACGAGAGCTGGCGTCCCGCCAGCTCCAAAGCCAAGCGGGACGAACTCGTACTGGACTACGGCCGTGACGCGGTGGCCCTGCTGCGGGCGGTCCACAACCCTCACTCGCCCCTGTGGCTGCGCGAGCTGCCCGCGGTCCAGGTCCTGCGCCGGATCACTGTGCAGAACTACCTGGTCACCACCGGCGGCGACGGGCGGGAGGTGGTCAAGCGGCGGGAGGCGGACAAGGAGGGTCTCCCGCCCGGCAGACTGCGCCTGGCCTCGCCCTACGACCTCGACGCCCGCAACGGCACCAAGAACGCCCTACACTGGACCGGGTACAAACTGCACATCAGCGAGGTCTGCCAGCGGCCCCGGCCCGGCGGAGGGACCCCGCGGCCGGGACGCCGGGCGCGTCCGGACATCCCGAACGTGATCACACATGTCGCGACCACGGACGCGACCGTGCCCGATGTGAAGCTGGTCGAGCCCGTCCACCGGGCCCTCGCCGACCGGGGCCTGCTGCCCGCCGAGCACTACCTCGACTCCGGCTACGCAAGCGCGGAACTCCTCGCCGGGGCCCGGGCCGCCTTCGGGATCACCCTGGTCGCACCGCTCCTGGCGGGCACCTCCCGCCAGGACCGGGAGAACGCCGGTTACCAGCGCGAAGCCTTCACCATCGACTGGGACGCCGAGCAAGCCACCTGCCCCCAGGGCGCCACCAGCAGGTTCTGGAGCCCGGCCCGGCAACACGGCCGCGAAGGGATCGCGGTCCGCTTCGACGAGGCCGACTGCGGCCCCTGCCCGGTCAGAGCGGCATGCACCGACGCCACACGCCAGGGCCGCCAGCTCACCCTGCGCCCACGGGACCTGCAGGAACTGATCAACACGAACCACGCCGCCCAGCAGGACGCCGACTGGCAGACCACATACGCCCTGCGCGCCGGCGTCGAGGGCACCATCCGCCAGGCCACAGCCGTCACCGGTAACCGCAGGGCCCGCTATCGCGGCCTCGCGAAGACCCACCTCGAACACGTCTACTCCGCCGTCGCCCTCAACCTCATCCGCCTCGACGCCTGGTGGAACAACCAACCCCTCGACCACACCCGCACCAGTCACCTCGCGAGACTTGACCTCACCCTCACGGCCTGA
- a CDS encoding IS630 family transposase gives MAHGDVAGGLPSAQVTATGGWVCFEDEAGAWLNGPIRRTWGKAGQTPVLRLSGKRNDKISMVAWICFKEGTEPRMIYAVKPSGGYTKKDFPRFLALLHRRLDGPVTLVWDNYSSHISKHVKQYAQRQDWLTIIQMPSYAPELNPVELLWAHAKEKIANRAFRSISELHRAVKRALRYIQRHPELLIGFLAGTGLELTPPASSP, from the coding sequence ATGGCGCACGGAGACGTGGCCGGCGGCCTCCCATCCGCGCAGGTCACAGCCACAGGCGGGTGGGTCTGCTTCGAGGACGAGGCCGGAGCCTGGCTGAACGGGCCCATCCGCCGCACCTGGGGCAAGGCCGGGCAGACCCCGGTGCTACGGCTGTCCGGGAAACGCAACGACAAGATCAGCATGGTCGCGTGGATCTGCTTCAAGGAGGGCACGGAGCCCCGGATGATCTATGCGGTCAAGCCGTCGGGCGGCTACACGAAGAAGGACTTCCCACGCTTCCTCGCCCTGCTCCACCGCCGGCTGGACGGCCCGGTCACCCTCGTCTGGGACAACTACTCCAGCCACATCAGCAAACACGTGAAACAGTACGCACAGCGACAGGACTGGCTCACGATCATCCAGATGCCCTCCTACGCACCCGAGCTGAACCCCGTCGAACTCCTCTGGGCGCACGCCAAGGAGAAGATCGCGAACCGGGCCTTCCGTTCGATTAGCGAACTCCACCGAGCCGTGAAGAGGGCCCTGCGCTACATCCAGCGCCACCCCGAACTCCTCATCGGATTCCTGGCCGGGACCGGCCTCGAACTCACCCCACCCGCATCAAGCCCGTAG
- a CDS encoding winged helix-turn-helix domain-containing protein, with protein sequence MGTRTRASLSPVDLERRRLQAADLFEQGMRQSKVAQMLGVTPQAVSLWRRAWAEGGRRALLSRGPGGSSYLSAEQERELEGLLRAGPTAYGWEDQRWTLARVGVLIEERFKVRYEVSGVWRLLDRLGWSWQVPKVRAVERSEEAIAAWRTETWPAASHPRRSQPQAGGSASRTRPEPG encoded by the coding sequence ATGGGGACTCGAACTCGTGCGTCGTTGAGCCCAGTTGATTTGGAGCGGCGACGTTTGCAGGCGGCTGATTTATTCGAACAGGGGATGCGGCAGAGCAAGGTCGCCCAGATGCTCGGGGTGACGCCGCAGGCGGTCAGCCTGTGGCGGCGGGCCTGGGCTGAGGGCGGCCGTCGGGCCCTGCTGTCCAGGGGGCCGGGCGGCAGTTCGTATCTGAGCGCGGAGCAGGAGCGGGAGCTGGAGGGTCTTCTGCGGGCGGGGCCGACGGCGTACGGCTGGGAGGATCAGCGGTGGACCCTGGCCCGGGTCGGGGTCCTGATCGAGGAGCGGTTCAAGGTCCGCTACGAGGTCTCCGGGGTGTGGCGGCTGTTGGACCGTCTGGGCTGGTCGTGGCAGGTGCCGAAGGTGCGGGCCGTGGAGCGTAGCGAGGAGGCGATTGCCGCATGGCGCACGGAGACGTGGCCGGCGGCCTCCCATCCGCGCAGGTCACAGCCACAGGCGGGTGGGTCTGCTTCGAGGACGAGGCCGGAGCCTGGCTGA
- a CDS encoding IS6 family transposase gives METVSYRGFRFPPEIISHCVWLYHRFGLSLREVEELMLERGVEVSYETVHQWTRRFGPAYAGALRRRRPQPGDKWHLDEVFVKINKVQKYLWRAVDQDGNVLDILLQNRRDEAAARRFLRKLMKKTRSVPRVIITDKLRSYGAAHRMVMPSVDHRSHKGLNNRAENSHQPTRQRERAMKGFRSVGAAQRFLAAFSGISPHFRPRRHLLTATGYRTEMITRFAIWDQITATAGLPAAT, from the coding sequence GTGGAGACGGTGTCGTACCGGGGTTTCCGCTTCCCGCCGGAGATCATCAGCCACTGCGTGTGGCTGTACCACCGCTTCGGTCTGAGTCTGCGTGAGGTCGAGGAGCTGATGCTCGAGCGGGGCGTCGAGGTGTCTTACGAGACGGTCCACCAGTGGACCCGCCGGTTCGGCCCCGCCTACGCCGGCGCGCTGCGCCGGCGCCGCCCGCAGCCGGGCGACAAATGGCACCTGGACGAGGTCTTCGTCAAGATCAACAAGGTGCAGAAGTACTTGTGGCGTGCCGTCGACCAGGACGGGAACGTCCTCGACATCCTGCTGCAGAACCGCCGCGACGAGGCCGCGGCCAGGCGTTTCCTCCGGAAACTGATGAAGAAGACCCGCTCGGTGCCCAGAGTGATCATCACCGACAAGCTCCGCTCCTACGGAGCCGCCCACCGCATGGTGATGCCCTCGGTGGACCACCGCTCCCACAAGGGACTCAACAACCGGGCCGAGAACTCACATCAGCCGACGAGGCAGCGGGAACGCGCGATGAAGGGGTTCCGTTCCGTCGGCGCAGCCCAACGGTTCCTGGCCGCGTTCAGCGGCATCTCACCCCACTTCAGACCCCGACGCCACCTCCTCACCGCCACCGGCTACCGCACCGAAATGATCACCCGCTTCGCCATCTGGGACCAGATCACCGCCACCGCAGGCCTGCCCGCGGCCACCTGA
- a CDS encoding IS6 family transposase — MPSYANHRYPVEIISHCVWLYFRFPLSFREVEEMMLERGVVVSYETIRRWCLKFSQVYANALRRRRPQPGDKWHLDEVFVKIGGVRKYLWRAVDADGNVLDILVQNRRDKAAARRFFRRLLTSTGQVPRVVVTDKLKSYGAAHREVMPSVEHRSHKGLNNRAENSHQPTRQRERAMKGFRSPGGAQRFLAAFTGISPHFRPGRHLMTARRHRLEMTVRFAIWDQITGVAGMPATV; from the coding sequence ATGCCGTCGTATGCGAATCACCGTTACCCGGTGGAGATCATTTCGCACTGTGTGTGGCTGTACTTCCGGTTCCCGCTCTCCTTCCGTGAGGTGGAGGAGATGATGCTCGAGCGGGGCGTGGTCGTCTCCTACGAGACAATCCGCCGGTGGTGTCTGAAGTTCAGCCAGGTCTACGCCAACGCGTTGCGCCGGCGGCGCCCGCAGCCCGGCGACAAGTGGCACTTGGACGAGGTCTTCGTCAAGATCGGCGGGGTGCGGAAGTACTTGTGGCGGGCTGTGGACGCCGACGGGAACGTCCTCGACATCCTGGTGCAGAATCGCCGTGACAAGGCTGCGGCCAGGCGTTTCTTCCGTCGGCTCCTCACCTCCACCGGGCAGGTGCCCCGGGTGGTCGTCACCGACAAGCTGAAGTCGTACGGGGCGGCGCACCGGGAAGTGATGCCCTCGGTGGAGCACCGTTCCCACAAGGGTTTGAACAACCGGGCGGAGAACTCGCACCAGCCAACGAGGCAGCGGGAACGCGCGATGAAAGGGTTCCGCAGCCCGGGTGGGGCGCAACGGTTCCTGGCCGCGTTCACCGGGATCTCACCCCACTTCAGACCCGGACGGCACCTCATGACCGCCCGCCGCCACCGCCTCGAAATGACCGTCCGCTTCGCGATCTGGGACCAGATCACCGGCGTCGCCGGCATGCCCGCGACGGTCTGA
- a CDS encoding transposase: MAKRKNYPEEFKRDAVDLVRSSPDRSLTDIAHGLGIHLETLRKWVRDDRTRIQAADGGGDAGVTPDEKEELKRLRRENVRLKEDNEILRKAAAYFARETTR; this comes from the coding sequence GTGGCAAAGCGGAAGAACTACCCCGAAGAGTTCAAGCGGGACGCGGTGGACCTCGTGCGTTCCTCGCCGGACCGATCCCTCACCGACATCGCCCACGGCCTGGGCATCCATCTGGAGACCCTGCGCAAGTGGGTTCGCGACGACCGGACCCGTATCCAGGCCGCGGACGGCGGGGGTGACGCCGGCGTGACCCCTGACGAGAAGGAAGAGCTCAAGCGCCTGCGGCGGGAGAACGTCCGACTGAAGGAGGACAACGAGATCCTCCGGAAGGCCGCCGCCTATTTCGCGCGGGAGACGACACGGTGA